In a single window of the Pongo abelii isolate AG06213 chromosome 1, NHGRI_mPonAbe1-v2.0_pri, whole genome shotgun sequence genome:
- the LOC129058027 gene encoding translation initiation factor IF-2, producing the protein MIPAVSSAERPGPVFVFSPPPTPPRGRVPRAALPTRPGGPRGAPLLRCARSSPPRPAGSGSGLAAAAEEEEAAAAEAPAAQLLPALEGAGGGGPGTGGLEGARQQPGRREPESQHGPSRAPCLPSPAAAWVEAAARQRAGEQAVGRTERLERPTLLRVPLTPTRGSALPFYPAPSRPPGKPGVESGAGAGRGTDSLPSPHKGGGERTSRGGGGPSAAFARQRRRRRLRRKPGPEPAHLWSLRRLPPGVPIQVCPLPTVPRGAGSVNFTRGCKIGQSLRPRPPRPSPDPLAAGPVRWLLLSTSTALFVFKAFYGPH; encoded by the exons ATGATCCCCGCTGTCTCGTCCGCGGAGAGACCCGGCCCTGTCTTCGTCTTCTCCCCCCCTCCCACCCCGCCCCGGGGCCGAGTCCCCCGGGCTGCCCTCCCCACCCGCCCGGGCGGGCCTCGCGGGGCTCCGCTGCTGCGCTGCGCTCGCTCCTCTCCCCCCCGCCCCGCCGGCTCAGGCTCCGggctggcggcggcggcggaggaggaggaggcggcggcggccgaGGCGCCGGCGGCTCAGCTGCTCCCGGCTCT ggagggagcggggGGAGGGGGACCCGGGACGGGCGGGCTGGAGGGCGCGCGGCAGCAGCCGGGGCGCCGGGAGCCAGAGTCACAGCACGGGCCGAGCCGGGCGCCCTGCCTCCCCTCGCCAGCCGCGGCTTGGGTCGAGGCTGCTGCGCGGCAGCGGGCGGGCGAGCAAGCGGTCGGCCGGACTGAGCGGCTAGAGCGCCCCACTCTCCTCCGAGTCCCTCTCACTCCGACACGAGGCTCAGCACTGCCATTTTACCCAGCGCCGTCGCGGCCGCCTGGCAAACCCGGAGTGGAGAGCGGAGCGGGCGCAGGCCGTGGAACGGACTCGCTCCCTTCCCCTCAcaaaggaggaggggagagaacaagccgcggcggcggcgggccCTCAGCCGCTTTCGCTAGGCAGCGCCGCCGCCGAAGGCTTCGGAGAAAACCCGGCCCGGAGCCCGCGCATCTATGGAGCCTGCGCCGCCTCCCTCCCGGCGTCCCTATCCAGGTCTGTCCCCTCCCGACCGTACCGAGGGGAGCGGGCAGCGTGAACTTTACCCGCGGCTGCAAAATTGGCCAGAGCCTGAGACCGCGGCCGCCTCGGCCCAGCCCTGACCCCCTGGCAGCGGGCCCGGTCCGTTGGCTGCTGCTTAGCACCTCTACAGCACTTTTCGTCTTCAAAGCCTTCTACGGACCCCACTAA